From a region of the Ficedula albicollis isolate OC2 chromosome 1A, FicAlb1.5, whole genome shotgun sequence genome:
- the HSPA14 gene encoding heat shock 70 kDa protein 14 — MAAIGVHLGATCACAAVYKDGRADVVANDAGDRVTPAVVAFSESEEVVGLAAKQSRIRNISSTVVKVKHILGRSADDPQAKKYIAESKCSITEKNGKLQYEIDNKLINPEDVAKLIFSKMKETAQSALGSDVNDVVVTVPFDFGENQKNALGEAAAAAGFNVMRLIHEPSAALLAYGIGQDSPTGKSNVLVYKLGGTSLSITVIEVNSGIYRVLATNTDDSIGGVCFTEALAQHLASEFQRSCKHDIRGNPRAMMKLMNSADIAKHSLSTLGSANCFVDSLYDGLDFDCNVSRARFELICSSLFSKCVEAIKKLLQQVGFTADDINKVVLCGGSARIPKLQQLIKDIFPTVELLNSIPPDEVIPIGAAIEAGILLGKENTLLEEDALIECSAKDILLKGVDESGADKFTVLFPSGTPLPARRQHTLHAPGNISSVCLELYESLGKSPMNEEEKFAQIVLQDLEKKEDGLHDILTVLTMKRDGSLHVTCTDQDTGRCEIITVEVAS, encoded by the exons ATGGCGGCTATCGGGGTGCACCTGGGCGCCACCTGTGCCTGCGCCGCCGTCTACAAG GATGGCCGCGCCGACGTGGTCGCCAACGATGCCGGGGACAGGGTCACTCCCGCGGTGGTGGCGTTCTCGGAGAGCGAGGAG gTTGTTGGCTTAGCTGCGAAGCAAAGTAGgataagaaatatttcaagcaCTGTAGTGAAAGTAAAACATATTCTTGGTCGAAG CGCTGATGACCCTCAGGCAAAGAAATATATTGCAGAAAGCAAATGCTCT ATAACTGAGAAGAATGGAAAACTTCAGTATGAAATAGATAACAAACTTATTAACCCAGAAGATGTGGCAAAActaattttcagtaaaatgaaag AGACTGCCCAGTCTGCATTGGGTTCAGATGTGAATGATGTTGTTGTCACTGTACCATTTGATTTTggagagaatcagaaaaatGCCCTTGG ggaggcagctgcagctgctgggttcAATGTTATGAGATTAATTCATGAGCcgtctgcagctctcctggcttATGGAATTGGCCAAGATTCACCCACTGGGAAAAG CAACGTGCTAGTTTATAAACTGGGTGGAACATCACTTTCTATCACAGTCATAGAGGTAAACAGTGGAATATATCGTGTACTTGCTACAAACACAGATGACAGCATTGGTGGAGTTTGCTTCACAGAAGCTCTGGCACAACATTTAGCTTCTGAATTTCAGAG gtCTTGTAAACATGATATTAGAGGAAATCCCAGAGCCATGATGAAGTTAATGAACAGTGCTGATATTGCAAAACACTCTTTATCAACCCTGGGAAGTGCAAACTGTTTTGTAGATTCATTGTATGATGGATTGGATTTTGATTGCAATGTGTCCAG ggcCAGGTTTGAACTTATCTGTTCTTCACTTTTTAGTAAATGTGTAGAAGCAATTAAAAAGCTCTTGCAGCAAGTTGGATTTACAGCAGACGATATTAATAAG GTAGTTCTTTGTGGTGGGTCTGCCCGAATCCCAAAGCTACAACAGCTGATCAAAGATATTTTCCCAACTGTGGAACTACTGAATTCAATTCCTCCAGATGAAGTTATTCCCATTGGTGCAGCCATAGAGGCAGGAATTCTGCTAGGGAAAGAGAATACCTTGTTAGAAGAAGATGCACTGATTGAGTGTTCTGCCAAAGATATTCTTCTTAAG ggagtAGATGAATCAGGGGCTGACAAGTTCACAGTGCTATTTCCATCAGGGACACCACTGCCAGCTCGAAGGCAGCACACCCTGCATGCtcctggaaatatttcctctgtgtgCCTTGAGCTGTACGAGTCATTGGGGAAGAGTCCCATGAATGAAGAAGAGAAATTTGCACAG attgTACTCCAGGATTTAGAGAAAAAGGAGGATGGCCTACATGATATACTAACTGTTCTCACTATGAAAAG